In the genome of Microbacterium endophyticum, one region contains:
- a CDS encoding plasmid recombination protein, translating into MTFDVSHKVGRGGHAKNFFRHIARDADQKAGFHFSQSNPNIVSERTVFNLTRVNDGQGGVRRLESVAGRPPSDELDEYLKERLSTVQRALRKDAVLMRGVILQLDPKWFDDHNADWREEGPSKEAYAYMGAALDWVVGEFGADNIVGFSVHLDEVNPQIQVAIVPISADGRLSQKDFFKGPSDLKRQHMELRAAVSSAGYDVEYRVTERSREHLSSSEFQRKADWLKDAASAIKNEQQTNKSTRHRLTSRASKLDERETEIVRRERELAAHKATAELAIREATESRHRAQQAQHAADQARKDADAERERMRDLSARLEHVPADVDRWLDKVKIGQKPLRDLFNADMRKARTLRREVIGLMGRDDQPAPKKDFDRER; encoded by the coding sequence ATGACCTTCGACGTGTCCCACAAAGTGGGGCGCGGAGGCCACGCGAAGAACTTCTTCAGGCACATCGCACGAGATGCCGACCAGAAGGCTGGCTTTCACTTCTCACAGTCGAATCCGAACATCGTTTCTGAGAGAACCGTTTTCAATCTCACAAGGGTGAACGACGGTCAGGGCGGGGTTCGGCGACTGGAGTCAGTCGCCGGACGTCCACCGTCTGACGAGCTCGACGAGTACCTCAAAGAGCGCCTCAGTACGGTGCAACGGGCACTCCGCAAGGATGCGGTCTTGATGCGTGGAGTGATCCTGCAGCTCGATCCCAAGTGGTTCGACGACCACAACGCTGATTGGCGCGAGGAGGGACCGAGCAAGGAAGCGTACGCCTATATGGGTGCAGCGTTGGACTGGGTCGTGGGAGAGTTTGGCGCCGACAACATCGTGGGATTCTCCGTTCATCTAGACGAGGTGAACCCCCAGATACAGGTTGCGATCGTCCCCATATCAGCGGACGGAAGGCTTTCTCAGAAAGACTTCTTCAAGGGGCCATCCGATCTGAAGCGGCAGCACATGGAGCTTCGCGCTGCCGTGTCATCCGCCGGCTACGACGTGGAATATCGGGTCACTGAGCGCTCAAGGGAGCATCTCAGTAGCAGCGAGTTCCAGCGGAAGGCGGACTGGCTCAAAGATGCCGCCTCGGCCATAAAAAACGAACAGCAAACCAACAAGTCCACGCGGCATAGGTTGACTTCTCGCGCATCGAAACTTGATGAACGCGAGACAGAAATCGTCCGAAGAGAGCGCGAGTTGGCGGCGCATAAAGCAACTGCAGAGCTAGCGATCCGAGAGGCGACCGAAAGCCGCCACCGCGCCCAGCAGGCGCAGCATGCGGCTGATCAAGCGCGCAAAGATGCCGATGCCGAGCGAGAACGCATGCGCGATCTCAGCGCACGCCTTGAGCACGTGCCTGCGGATGTTGATCGTTGGCTAGACAAGGTAAAGATCGGGCAAAAGCCTCTGCGTGATCTCTTCAACGCTGACATGCGCAAAGCCCGCACACTAAGGCGAGAAGTGATCGGGCTGATGGGGCGAGACGATCAGCCCGCCCCGAAAAAGGACTTCGATCGTGAGCGATGA
- a CDS encoding FtsK/SpoIIIE domain-containing protein, with protein sequence MLVTLHDGVTGARRLVFVDSDRAEPMAAFARRGIAATGADLSGASAQIAVDGVIVPEGATVAQSGLREGSFVSLLRADSEAVTRPRLVESTMQLRVVSGIGAGRILHSGPGSLKIGTSDSNDVIVRDQTAAPEDLALVVERAGPVRVGFLPDVTPACAINGESPQDGQQLEAGDQIVYDDVILEIGYAETVVAAVEVEETSGEWKYNRPPRILPAEPSSLFRLPSEPAEPDRVPLPILMSLIPLVLAGGLALLYRNPVMLAFGIMSPVMLIGSYFTSRRASRRRYKRLMADYVDVKERTEEDAAAALAAERVQRRLDAPDAALAGLIGVGPLPRLWERRTDEDTWLALRMGTATQPSDVALEDPEQLQHRQRVVWDIHNAPVTVALPTAGVVGLASLDSSPDQPRRVAQWMAAQIGVLHSPKDVHLYLLEGYAEPSGPFRTHPWEFLAWLPHTQPGLGQDTLRTIAVSTTALGTRVAELVQTLDARLAAARASGDKSPASPSIVLVIDGASRLRPLPGIVRLLKEGPRVGIYSICVERDERLLPEECHTVLVVDRHLGQLRTQKAASHERVLVDLVEDEWLDWVARGLAPIVDITPSVNDAAIPQSSRLLEVLKLDPPTPDALRARWSLNPRSTTAIIGESLDGAFAIDLTADGPHGLVGGTTGSGKSEFLQTLVASLAVANSPAEMNFVLVDYKGGAAFKDCSALPHTVGMVTDLDAHLVERALTSLSAELRRREHLLSETGAKDIEDYQDLATRRDLTPIPRLLVVVDEFASLARELPDFVTGLVNLAQRGRSLGIHLILATQRPSGAVSPEIRANTNLRIALRMTDGAESADVIDAPDAGSINPAQRGRAFARLGANALIPFQTSRIGGRAPSRGEADAADPVMRPMRFTDLADPAPRPVERSVAGDVEVTDLRLLVDAVVAATAAVGVPRQRSPWLPALPEVLALEDIKKHNTTPGSSPGVWFGIEDRPDQQNQVAASFSLEDDGHLYVVGSPRSGRTTTLRTIAVSAATTHEVRDLHIYAIDAGNGGLLPLRSFPHVGTVTLRHQTDQIARLISKLRGLVKERQHLLAGSGVSDLTQLRALRRRAGEDAPAQVLVLLDGWESFQGMFESVDGGALLESVLFLLREGASVGVHLIVSGDRQLLTSGRMATLADRKLLLRLVERSDYALIGLRPKSLPETIPNGRAFNSTDAAEVHVAAIAPDLDPAEQSARITQIGAELTAHYSGTGWHQQPLRIAEIPTRFTYADALAERGMLESEGQLFVGLGGEDVEPITFDPRTAPTFVVAGNSGSGRSTALLALAMSALRNDYDVVVVAPRRSPLRTLAGKPGVHAVLTGSDLTQEQLEPLLDGKSGRLTIVIVDDAELLREASAKQWLRTAIAQASERHLAFIVGGDADEIGKGFSSWLLEAIKGRRGILFRPTQLTDGDTIGIKLSRSDLTAATEHPVGRGYMPGPGFTPTLTQTPDAVSEMQL encoded by the coding sequence ATGCTGGTGACGTTGCATGACGGGGTGACGGGTGCTCGGCGTCTTGTGTTCGTAGACAGCGACCGCGCCGAACCGATGGCTGCGTTCGCTCGACGCGGGATCGCGGCCACCGGTGCGGATCTCAGCGGAGCATCCGCGCAGATCGCCGTCGACGGCGTCATCGTTCCGGAAGGAGCGACGGTCGCTCAGAGCGGGCTGCGCGAAGGGTCATTTGTGTCCCTTCTTCGCGCTGACTCCGAGGCGGTCACGCGTCCACGTCTCGTGGAGTCGACCATGCAGTTGCGGGTAGTCTCCGGGATCGGGGCAGGGCGCATCCTGCACTCAGGTCCCGGCTCCCTGAAGATCGGCACCAGCGACAGCAACGACGTGATTGTTCGGGACCAGACCGCTGCACCGGAAGATCTTGCACTCGTCGTAGAACGCGCGGGACCGGTGCGTGTCGGGTTCCTTCCAGACGTCACACCTGCGTGCGCCATTAACGGCGAATCGCCCCAAGACGGCCAGCAGCTAGAGGCTGGCGACCAGATCGTTTACGACGACGTCATCCTCGAGATCGGCTATGCCGAGACGGTGGTCGCGGCGGTAGAGGTCGAGGAGACGTCGGGCGAGTGGAAATACAACCGGCCGCCGCGAATCCTTCCCGCCGAACCCTCGTCGCTGTTCCGGCTGCCGTCGGAGCCGGCAGAACCCGATCGTGTGCCGCTACCGATCCTGATGAGTCTGATTCCGCTGGTATTGGCAGGTGGCCTAGCACTGCTGTATCGGAATCCGGTGATGCTCGCTTTCGGAATTATGTCGCCGGTCATGCTCATAGGTTCTTACTTCACTAGTCGCCGAGCGTCTCGCCGACGATACAAGCGCCTGATGGCTGACTACGTCGATGTGAAAGAGCGCACGGAGGAGGATGCCGCGGCCGCGCTTGCTGCAGAACGAGTTCAACGACGTCTGGATGCTCCCGACGCGGCTCTCGCCGGTTTGATCGGCGTCGGACCGCTGCCCCGATTGTGGGAGCGGCGAACCGATGAAGATACCTGGCTGGCGTTGCGGATGGGAACCGCAACGCAACCGTCCGATGTGGCGTTGGAGGATCCTGAACAGCTGCAGCACCGGCAGCGGGTTGTTTGGGATATTCACAATGCCCCCGTGACCGTGGCACTACCCACGGCTGGGGTAGTGGGGCTCGCGAGCCTGGACTCTTCGCCAGACCAACCGCGTCGTGTCGCACAGTGGATGGCGGCGCAGATCGGCGTCTTGCACAGCCCAAAAGACGTCCATTTGTACCTCCTGGAGGGATACGCCGAGCCGTCGGGTCCGTTCCGGACGCATCCGTGGGAGTTCCTGGCTTGGTTGCCACATACTCAGCCGGGGCTCGGGCAGGACACGCTTCGCACCATCGCGGTCTCAACGACTGCGCTCGGAACGCGAGTCGCGGAGTTGGTGCAGACCCTTGACGCGCGACTGGCCGCGGCACGGGCATCGGGCGATAAGAGCCCGGCCTCTCCCTCGATCGTTCTTGTCATCGACGGGGCGTCGAGGCTGCGGCCGCTTCCCGGGATCGTGCGGCTCCTGAAAGAAGGCCCGCGGGTGGGGATTTACTCCATCTGTGTGGAACGCGATGAGCGACTCCTCCCCGAGGAGTGTCATACGGTACTGGTCGTGGATCGCCACCTCGGGCAGTTGAGGACTCAGAAGGCTGCGAGCCACGAACGAGTCCTCGTCGATCTCGTCGAGGACGAGTGGTTGGACTGGGTTGCGCGTGGACTTGCTCCGATCGTGGACATCACTCCGAGCGTCAACGACGCGGCGATCCCGCAGTCCTCACGGCTGCTCGAGGTTCTCAAGCTCGACCCGCCGACACCGGACGCTCTGCGGGCCAGGTGGTCACTGAATCCGCGCTCCACAACGGCGATTATCGGCGAGTCCCTCGACGGCGCGTTCGCGATCGACTTGACAGCTGATGGCCCGCACGGCCTGGTCGGGGGAACCACGGGGTCGGGGAAATCGGAGTTCCTGCAAACCCTGGTGGCATCCCTCGCCGTGGCAAACAGCCCGGCCGAGATGAACTTCGTGCTCGTCGATTACAAGGGCGGTGCGGCGTTCAAAGACTGCTCCGCGTTGCCGCACACTGTCGGCATGGTCACTGACCTTGACGCTCACCTGGTCGAACGAGCGCTGACGTCCCTGTCTGCAGAGCTTCGACGCCGTGAACACCTCCTGAGCGAGACCGGTGCAAAAGACATCGAGGACTACCAAGATCTCGCCACGCGCCGCGACCTTACGCCGATCCCGCGATTGCTTGTCGTGGTCGACGAGTTTGCTTCCCTCGCCCGCGAGTTGCCAGACTTCGTCACCGGTCTCGTGAACCTCGCCCAACGGGGACGTTCTCTGGGGATTCACTTGATCCTCGCGACCCAGCGACCCTCTGGGGCCGTGTCGCCAGAGATCCGGGCCAACACGAATCTGCGCATCGCACTGCGCATGACGGATGGGGCAGAAAGTGCCGATGTCATCGACGCACCGGACGCCGGCAGTATTAACCCCGCGCAACGGGGCCGCGCGTTCGCTCGGCTCGGGGCGAATGCCCTGATTCCATTCCAGACATCCAGAATCGGTGGGCGCGCACCGTCTCGCGGCGAGGCCGATGCCGCCGACCCAGTCATGAGGCCGATGCGTTTCACCGACCTGGCAGACCCCGCACCACGACCGGTCGAACGGTCAGTCGCCGGCGACGTGGAAGTCACCGATCTGCGCCTCCTCGTAGACGCTGTTGTCGCGGCGACCGCGGCTGTCGGCGTTCCGAGGCAGCGTAGCCCCTGGCTGCCCGCGCTTCCCGAGGTACTCGCGCTCGAAGACATCAAAAAACACAACACGACGCCTGGTTCTTCGCCTGGCGTGTGGTTCGGGATCGAAGATCGACCCGACCAGCAGAACCAGGTCGCGGCGTCATTCTCGCTCGAGGACGACGGGCACCTGTACGTCGTCGGTTCGCCGCGCAGCGGACGCACCACGACGCTGCGCACCATCGCCGTGTCTGCCGCGACCACCCACGAGGTACGAGATCTCCATATCTATGCCATCGACGCCGGAAACGGCGGGCTGCTGCCGCTGCGCAGTTTCCCGCACGTCGGCACTGTCACTCTCCGCCACCAGACCGATCAGATCGCACGGCTGATCAGCAAACTCCGAGGCCTGGTGAAAGAGCGCCAGCACCTGCTCGCCGGGTCTGGAGTCTCCGACCTCACCCAGCTGCGCGCGCTCCGCCGACGCGCAGGCGAGGACGCGCCCGCCCAAGTGCTCGTGCTACTGGACGGGTGGGAATCGTTTCAGGGCATGTTCGAATCGGTCGACGGCGGCGCTCTCCTCGAATCGGTTCTGTTTTTGCTGCGCGAAGGCGCCTCGGTTGGCGTCCACCTCATCGTCAGTGGTGACCGGCAACTCCTCACCTCAGGGAGGATGGCCACCCTCGCAGACCGGAAGCTGCTGCTCCGACTCGTGGAACGCTCGGATTACGCCCTCATCGGGCTGCGACCGAAGTCCCTGCCGGAAACCATCCCCAACGGGCGCGCGTTCAACTCCACCGATGCCGCCGAGGTTCACGTTGCCGCCATTGCACCCGACCTCGACCCAGCCGAGCAGTCCGCTCGCATCACTCAGATCGGCGCGGAACTCACCGCGCACTACTCGGGAACCGGGTGGCACCAACAGCCGCTGCGGATCGCCGAGATACCCACCCGCTTTACCTATGCCGATGCGCTCGCTGAGCGCGGGATGCTTGAATCCGAAGGGCAATTGTTTGTCGGGCTCGGCGGTGAGGACGTCGAACCCATCACGTTCGACCCCCGCACCGCACCCACGTTCGTCGTCGCGGGAAACAGCGGCTCCGGACGCTCCACAGCTCTCCTCGCCCTTGCGATGTCCGCGCTTCGCAACGATTATGACGTCGTCGTCGTCGCACCCAGGCGTAGCCCCCTTCGAACCCTTGCCGGGAAACCCGGAGTGCACGCCGTCCTCACCGGCAGTGACCTGACACAAGAGCAACTAGAACCCCTTTTAGACGGGAAGAGCGGAAGGCTGACGATCGTCATCGTCGACGACGCTGAACTGTTACGAGAGGCATCCGCGAAGCAGTGGCTTCGCACCGCGATCGCTCAAGCCAGCGAACGCCACCTCGCCTTCATCGTCGGTGGCGACGCAGACGAGATCGGAAAGGGCTTCAGCAGCTGGTTGCTGGAAGCGATCAAAGGCCGGAGAGGCATCCTGTTTCGCCCCACCCAACTCACCGACGGTGACACCATCGGCATCAAACTCTCCCGCTCCGACCTCACCGCAGCCACCGAACACCCCGTCGGCCGCGGCTACATGCCGGGACCCGGCTTCACGCCCACTCTCACGCAAACGCCCGACGCAGTATCGGAGATGCAGCTGTGA
- a CDS encoding serine/threonine-protein kinase, whose protein sequence is MILDHQEWSVIGPIDADNAGFGRLLEVESPDGERAVAKAVPKEPGAHRELLIADSVGASKFRNVMPVLDTGEHEDHWVLVMPRADYSLAQHIAEVEGTFPLAKVLVVLRDIAGALAEIDGTIVHRDLKPANVLFYDGRWRLADFGISRYSEASTAESTRMFSFTKEYAAPEQWQHRHATGATDVYSFGVLAYELVDGCRPFRGPSKADYREQHLHVAPAELQSGTAKLRTLIEECLYKEPAVRPQPRALLARLRDADKGADRSGASKLAAFAHLQTRERAQEQAALSVLEEQRAQHQSKVAAAERALLDIMGRLRADIADNAPMAKFANITGNAAPIFKVDLVEATLSVGRVRSVEDWTTPFSVLAFASIGVDFGRPGRDWVGRSHSLWFCDPYEEGDYGWYELAFMSSPFGADRQIEPFAQAPYEAVDALQQVTGGTQVAWPITAIDRADPEEFLERWMGWFADAAAGSLTRPSMLPERRFDSNWRR, encoded by the coding sequence ATGATCCTTGACCACCAGGAGTGGAGTGTGATCGGGCCGATCGACGCGGACAATGCTGGGTTCGGACGACTCCTCGAAGTGGAGTCTCCGGACGGCGAACGAGCGGTGGCGAAGGCGGTGCCCAAAGAGCCTGGAGCGCATCGCGAGCTTCTAATTGCGGATTCCGTTGGCGCGTCGAAGTTCCGTAACGTAATGCCAGTCCTCGATACGGGCGAGCACGAAGACCACTGGGTTTTGGTTATGCCGCGAGCGGACTACTCCCTAGCGCAACACATAGCCGAGGTTGAGGGCACCTTCCCCTTGGCAAAGGTTCTCGTCGTTCTTCGGGACATCGCGGGAGCACTCGCTGAGATAGACGGCACGATTGTCCATCGCGATCTCAAGCCGGCGAACGTACTGTTCTACGACGGAAGGTGGAGGCTCGCGGACTTCGGAATTTCTAGATACAGCGAGGCCAGTACGGCCGAGAGTACTCGCATGTTCAGCTTCACGAAGGAGTACGCGGCACCGGAGCAATGGCAGCATCGCCATGCCACTGGCGCGACCGATGTCTACTCCTTCGGGGTGCTCGCCTATGAGCTGGTCGACGGTTGTCGGCCGTTCCGTGGACCCAGCAAAGCGGACTATCGAGAGCAGCACCTCCATGTAGCGCCCGCCGAACTGCAGTCTGGAACTGCGAAGCTGCGCACTCTGATCGAGGAGTGCCTTTATAAGGAGCCCGCTGTTCGCCCTCAGCCTCGAGCGCTCCTCGCACGCCTTCGCGACGCCGACAAAGGGGCGGATAGAAGTGGGGCATCCAAGCTCGCCGCCTTCGCGCACCTGCAAACGCGGGAACGGGCCCAAGAGCAGGCAGCGCTATCGGTCCTAGAGGAGCAACGCGCGCAACACCAGTCGAAGGTGGCCGCGGCAGAACGCGCGCTGTTGGACATCATGGGGCGCCTTCGCGCCGACATCGCGGACAACGCCCCGATGGCCAAGTTCGCGAATATCACCGGGAACGCGGCTCCGATCTTCAAAGTTGACCTTGTAGAAGCGACCCTGAGCGTCGGTCGTGTTCGGTCGGTCGAAGACTGGACGACTCCTTTTTCAGTGCTTGCTTTTGCGAGTATTGGGGTAGATTTTGGCCGCCCGGGTCGCGACTGGGTGGGGCGAAGTCACTCCCTCTGGTTCTGCGATCCGTACGAGGAAGGCGACTATGGTTGGTACGAGCTTGCCTTCATGAGTTCTCCATTTGGGGCCGATCGACAGATTGAGCCGTTCGCTCAGGCGCCGTATGAGGCCGTGGATGCGCTTCAGCAGGTGACAGGAGGCACTCAGGTAGCTTGGCCGATCACTGCTATCGACCGGGCTGATCCGGAGGAGTTCCTGGAGCGTTGGATGGGATGGTTTGCAGACGCCGCAGCTGGTTCTTTGACTCGCCCTTCGATGCTGCCTGAGCGTCGTTTCGACAGCAATTGGCGGCGATAG
- a CDS encoding IS256 family transposase: MNTELKTTAEQSSTVDLRTGEILPAPPDVAAVAEQLVAVARGQGIELTGPNGLLTGLTRQVLQSALEAELTEHLGYDSGDRAGKQTPNSRNGSTPKTVRTEIGDLTIQVPRDRAGTFAPVVVPKHQRRIAGFDEAVISLYAKGMTTGDIAKHLSDLYGSDVSRDLVSTVTDKVLGDMQEWQARPLDVVYPVVLIDALVIKVRDGQVANRPVYVAVGIDLEGHRDVLGLWMGPTGGEGAKQWMNMLTELRNRGVADVCIVCCDGLKGLPDAITAIWPLATVQQCVVHLVRNSLRYASKKYWSKITGQLREVYTAPSVAAAEARFTEFAEQWRGLYPAMIQMWENAWGEFVPFLKFPPEIRRLIYTTNGIESLNARFRQATRRRGHFPNEQAAMKVLYLTVLERRPNRTNPTGQIAGWKAILNALSITYGDRLGIN, encoded by the coding sequence ATGAACACCGAATTGAAGACAACAGCTGAGCAATCCTCGACCGTCGATCTGCGGACCGGGGAGATCCTCCCCGCGCCTCCCGATGTCGCTGCGGTCGCGGAGCAATTGGTCGCGGTGGCGCGTGGTCAAGGGATCGAGCTGACGGGCCCGAACGGGCTGCTGACGGGGTTGACCCGGCAGGTGCTGCAGTCCGCGTTGGAAGCGGAGCTGACTGAGCACCTCGGCTACGACAGCGGCGACCGGGCGGGGAAACAGACACCGAACAGCCGGAACGGATCGACGCCGAAGACGGTGCGGACCGAGATCGGCGATCTGACCATTCAGGTCCCCAGGGATCGGGCTGGGACGTTCGCGCCGGTGGTGGTGCCCAAACATCAACGCAGGATCGCGGGCTTCGACGAGGCCGTGATCTCCCTCTATGCGAAAGGCATGACCACCGGCGATATTGCAAAGCACCTCTCCGACCTCTACGGATCCGACGTGTCCAGAGACCTCGTCTCGACCGTGACCGACAAGGTTCTCGGCGACATGCAGGAATGGCAAGCCCGTCCGCTGGACGTCGTATATCCGGTGGTGCTGATCGACGCGCTCGTGATCAAGGTCCGGGACGGGCAGGTCGCCAACCGGCCTGTCTACGTCGCTGTCGGCATCGATCTCGAGGGTCACCGGGACGTGCTCGGGTTGTGGATGGGACCCACCGGCGGAGAAGGCGCGAAGCAGTGGATGAATATGCTCACCGAGTTGCGAAACCGCGGCGTCGCCGATGTCTGCATCGTCTGCTGCGACGGACTCAAAGGCCTCCCCGACGCGATCACCGCGATCTGGCCCCTCGCAACCGTGCAGCAGTGCGTTGTCCATCTCGTACGCAACTCGCTGCGGTACGCGTCGAAGAAGTACTGGTCCAAGATCACCGGCCAGCTCCGCGAGGTCTATACCGCCCCGAGCGTCGCAGCAGCCGAGGCGAGGTTTACGGAGTTCGCTGAGCAATGGCGGGGGCTGTATCCGGCGATGATCCAGATGTGGGAGAACGCCTGGGGCGAGTTCGTGCCATTCCTGAAGTTCCCGCCCGAGATCAGACGGCTCATCTACACGACGAATGGGATTGAATCGCTCAACGCCAGATTCCGGCAAGCGACACGTCGTCGCGGGCACTTCCCCAACGAACAAGCGGCGATGAAAGTGCTCTACCTCACGGTGCTCGAGCGGCGCCCGAATCGCACGAACCCGACCGGGCAGATCGCTGGTTGGAAAGCTATCCTGAACGCCCTGTCCATCACCTACGGCGACCGCCTAGGAATCAACTAA
- a CDS encoding FHA domain-containing protein yields MTQWTLAFSDGQRVVISGTGVVGRNPRTDEGYQHTITIADAERLLSRSHFAFGLTPENSPWISDLESANGTYLDNTPLPPSVRTAIAPGNLIRFGDHTARILIG; encoded by the coding sequence ATGACTCAGTGGACACTCGCGTTTTCAGACGGTCAGCGCGTCGTCATAAGTGGGACCGGCGTCGTCGGGCGCAACCCCCGCACCGACGAGGGCTACCAACACACCATCACCATCGCAGACGCCGAACGGCTCCTCTCGCGAAGCCACTTTGCCTTCGGGCTCACCCCAGAGAACAGCCCCTGGATCAGTGATCTCGAATCCGCAAACGGCACCTACCTTGACAACACGCCCCTCCCACCTAGCGTTCGAACCGCCATCGCGCCCGGCAATCTCATCCGATTCGGAGACCACACCGCACGAATCCTCATCGGATAG
- a CDS encoding McrB family protein, with amino-acid sequence MTSETTDTADAPIWLHPRGARPDDSTVDSITEAFAVDDPRFAVQADKLDELLKLGYQPIPRFLFSLENVEPEVIGPMNSSNKLGIRLHNAVVKSGDLRDDVLEALVLRRDAIGPVLKWSDPAAFPAILEYLKELARARGSSISDFTLRGSPAPSLYKRLDTHGDAEAASTLDAAVEPEDAADDFPIAREVLAKLRDSLNVVVEGVAGSGKSHLIHQLRTAYQHVELVVFHPSTSYEEFVSGLRPRADGGFEGRAGVFVEMCIRAARHPDELFLLFVDEINRANTSRVFGDLLLPLEKSKRVDFAETALDEALLKYRPLGDDISVRLQTPIDVLPDVGPAPEEEEVHDVALPLLDKLGRSTPSAKPLGLSYLVVPQNLHVLGTMNSTDRSVGSIDLALRRRFTWMDMQPLTSNDLISNTLVGARVSEDPEWRTVIEWYGQVNTLLLEQLGPDARLGHSYFFADESASGTAALLLAQLAEIIHVFNASETLLELIPALLLPSESTSWTIAYVGLGLGRRPIVRSTRAVDL; translated from the coding sequence ATGACCTCCGAAACTACCGACACCGCAGACGCGCCCATCTGGTTGCACCCTCGTGGGGCGCGGCCGGACGACAGCACAGTGGACAGCATCACGGAGGCATTTGCGGTTGATGACCCTCGGTTCGCGGTGCAGGCCGACAAGCTCGACGAGCTCCTGAAGCTGGGGTATCAGCCTATCCCGCGTTTTCTTTTCTCTCTTGAGAATGTCGAGCCCGAGGTGATCGGCCCGATGAATTCCTCTAACAAGCTCGGTATTCGTTTACACAACGCCGTCGTCAAGTCGGGGGATCTTCGTGACGATGTCCTGGAAGCCCTTGTCCTACGACGTGACGCGATCGGCCCGGTTCTGAAGTGGTCTGACCCTGCTGCGTTTCCCGCCATCCTGGAGTATCTAAAGGAGCTGGCGCGGGCACGGGGTAGTTCGATTAGCGACTTTACGTTGCGCGGCTCACCCGCGCCGTCACTGTACAAGAGACTCGACACGCATGGCGACGCCGAAGCCGCATCAACATTAGACGCCGCGGTTGAGCCAGAAGATGCGGCGGACGACTTTCCGATCGCACGAGAAGTGTTGGCGAAGCTCCGGGACAGCCTCAATGTGGTTGTCGAGGGTGTTGCCGGATCAGGAAAGTCGCATCTGATCCATCAGCTTCGTACGGCGTACCAACACGTCGAGCTGGTCGTGTTCCATCCGTCTACAAGCTATGAAGAGTTCGTCTCGGGACTGCGCCCCAGGGCGGACGGCGGCTTCGAGGGCCGAGCCGGGGTGTTCGTCGAGATGTGTATCCGCGCGGCGCGCCACCCGGATGAGCTCTTCCTATTGTTCGTCGACGAGATCAATCGCGCGAACACGTCACGTGTTTTCGGCGATCTGCTTCTCCCTCTCGAAAAGTCGAAGCGTGTAGATTTCGCCGAGACTGCTCTTGACGAGGCGCTATTGAAGTACCGGCCATTGGGTGATGACATCTCAGTGCGACTGCAGACTCCTATAGACGTGCTTCCCGACGTGGGGCCTGCTCCCGAAGAAGAGGAAGTCCATGACGTTGCACTACCGCTGCTCGACAAACTGGGGCGTTCGACGCCGTCCGCAAAACCACTCGGCCTTAGCTATCTAGTGGTTCCGCAAAACCTGCATGTGCTCGGAACAATGAATTCGACGGACCGCTCCGTTGGCTCGATCGATCTGGCCCTGCGTCGGCGGTTCACTTGGATGGACATGCAGCCGCTAACGAGCAATGACCTTATTTCGAACACGCTCGTGGGCGCGCGAGTATCGGAGGATCCGGAGTGGCGAACGGTGATCGAGTGGTATGGCCAGGTCAACACGCTTCTGCTTGAGCAACTCGGACCGGATGCTCGACTGGGGCACTCGTACTTCTTCGCTGACGAAAGCGCGAGTGGCACCGCCGCGCTTCTGCTCGCACAGCTCGCCGAGATCATTCACGTCTTCAACGCGTCGGAGACGCTGCTCGAGTTGATACCGGCGTTGCTACTGCCATCTGAGAGCACCAGCTGGACGATCGCTTACGTCGGTTTGGGGCTTGGGCGCCGGCCCATCGTGCGATCCACGCGGGCCGTCGATCTATGA
- a CDS encoding WXG100 family type VII secretion target: MANVNVTYQELTSTASRLSSGQVEIEQKLAELKKLVDNLIAEGFQTDKASGAFQSSYEEFTTGATKTIQGLEGLSSFLKSSADAFDQVDQQLSSAIRG, translated from the coding sequence ATGGCGAACGTAAACGTCACATACCAGGAACTCACGAGCACCGCTTCGCGGCTCTCCAGTGGCCAGGTCGAAATCGAGCAGAAGCTCGCAGAGCTCAAGAAGCTCGTCGACAACCTCATTGCCGAAGGTTTCCAAACCGACAAGGCATCAGGGGCTTTCCAGTCGTCATACGAGGAATTCACGACCGGTGCCACCAAGACCATCCAGGGGCTGGAGGGGCTGTCCAGTTTCCTCAAGTCGTCTGCTGACGCGTTCGACCAGGTCGACCAGCAGCTGTCGTCGGCGATCAGGGGCTGA